A section of the Pediococcus inopinatus genome encodes:
- a CDS encoding S1 domain-containing RNA-binding protein, which yields MAIEVGSKVSGKVSGITNFGAFIDLGDHKTGLVHISEVSNGFVKDIHDVLTVGDTVTVKVLTVGDDGKIGLSIRKAEEQPAQEQHSNSTHSNHAGHTTSSHHSSKPSSHYQGHSNNSHHEEPKDFDSLLSGFLKDSEVRLTTLKHNTEGKRGGRGGRRS from the coding sequence ATGGCAATTGAAGTTGGGTCAAAAGTATCTGGCAAGGTTTCGGGAATCACTAATTTTGGTGCGTTTATTGATTTGGGTGATCATAAAACTGGATTAGTCCACATCAGTGAAGTTTCCAATGGATTTGTGAAGGATATTCATGATGTTTTAACTGTAGGTGATACGGTCACAGTAAAAGTGCTAACGGTCGGCGATGATGGAAAAATAGGGTTATCAATTCGTAAAGCTGAGGAACAACCGGCACAAGAGCAGCATAGTAATTCGACGCATTCAAATCATGCTGGACATACCACTAGTTCACATCATTCTTCAAAACCAAGCTCTCATTATCAGGGACATAGCAATAATAGTCATCATGAAGAACCAAAAGATTTTGACTCATTGTTGTCTGGATTTCTGAAGGACAGTGAAGTACGTCTGACAACCTTAAAACACAATACTGAAGGCAAACGTGGTGGCCGTGGTGGTCGTCGTAGCTAA
- the hpt gene encoding hypoxanthine phosphoribosyltransferase — protein MNNDIERILYSQEEIATACERLGKEITNDYQDKTPVVVSVLSGAVFITTDVLRQMDVYTQLAFIDVSSYNGGTASSGKVRLVTDITQDVADRDVLIIEDIVDTGRTLKYIIDLLKQRHAKSVRVCTLLDKPTGRVLEVKADYVGFEVPDEFVVGYGLDYKGEYRNLPYVGVLKPKIYLDK, from the coding sequence ATGAATAATGATATTGAGCGCATTCTGTATAGTCAAGAAGAGATTGCCACAGCATGTGAACGGTTGGGAAAAGAAATAACAAACGACTATCAGGACAAAACGCCAGTTGTAGTTAGTGTGTTGTCCGGAGCTGTTTTCATTACCACAGATGTTTTGCGCCAAATGGATGTGTACACGCAGTTAGCCTTTATTGATGTTTCCAGCTATAACGGCGGTACAGCGTCTTCTGGAAAAGTTCGGCTAGTGACAGATATCACCCAAGATGTTGCCGATCGTGATGTTTTGATTATTGAAGACATTGTCGATACTGGAAGAACTTTGAAGTATATTATTGATCTTTTAAAACAGCGCCATGCTAAAAGCGTTCGAGTTTGTACTTTATTAGATAAGCCAACCGGACGGGTTTTGGAAGTTAAAGCAGATTATGTTGGTTTTGAAGTTCCTGATGAATTTGTTGTCGGCTACGGTCTCGATTATAAAGGTGAGTATCGTAACCTGCCATACGTCGGTGTTTTGAAGCCTAAAATTTATCTGGATAAATAA
- a CDS encoding peptide MFS transporter, with protein MNNKSDVSNDKSFFGQPRGLSTLFFTEMWERFSYYGMRAILLFYMYYAVSKGGLGFSQVTAASVMSIYGSLVYLTSVIGGFVSDRILGPRRTVFLGGIFIMFGHIALALPFGAPGLFISIGLIVIGTGLLKPNVSEMVGGLYTEDDIRRDSGFSIFVFGINLGALIAPLLVGWVGAQVNFHAGFSLAAIGMFFGLLQYYLGGKKYLSKDSLYPSDPIEPKDARKIEWSVAIGVVIFALVLVAMKLANIMNIDNVVLLLSIIAVATPIVYFVLMFSSNKVTKIERSRLLAYIPLFIAAVIFWAIEEQGSVVLALFAAQRTQLHLGFITLSASQFQSLNPLFIMLYTPFFAWMWIKMGNKQPSSPRKFAYGLGFSGLSYLFIALPGMLFGTAGKINPLWLVGSWAIVEIGEMLISPIGLSVTTKLAPKAFSSQMMSMWFLADAAGQAINSQIVRFYTSATEVPYFLIVGAVSIVVGFLLLLMSRWISSKMVGIN; from the coding sequence TTGAATAACAAAAGCGACGTAAGCAATGATAAGTCCTTCTTTGGACAACCAAGAGGACTATCAACATTGTTCTTTACGGAAATGTGGGAGCGTTTCAGTTACTATGGAATGCGTGCCATTCTACTTTTCTATATGTATTACGCAGTTTCCAAGGGTGGTTTAGGTTTTAGTCAGGTAACAGCTGCTTCGGTTATGTCCATTTATGGTTCATTAGTTTACCTTACAAGTGTGATCGGTGGATTTGTGAGTGACCGAATTCTTGGACCAAGAAGAACCGTATTTTTAGGCGGAATCTTCATTATGTTTGGACACATTGCTCTTGCGTTACCATTTGGGGCTCCCGGGTTATTTATTTCAATTGGTTTAATTGTAATTGGGACTGGGTTGCTAAAACCTAATGTTTCTGAAATGGTTGGGGGCCTGTATACAGAGGATGATATTCGTCGTGATTCTGGATTTAGTATTTTTGTTTTCGGAATTAATTTAGGAGCCTTGATTGCACCATTATTAGTTGGTTGGGTTGGTGCACAAGTTAACTTTCATGCAGGATTTTCTCTTGCAGCCATCGGAATGTTTTTTGGGTTACTACAGTATTACTTAGGTGGTAAAAAATACTTAAGTAAAGATAGTTTGTACCCATCAGATCCGATTGAACCTAAAGATGCCCGCAAGATTGAGTGGTCTGTTGCAATTGGTGTAGTGATTTTTGCATTAGTTCTGGTTGCAATGAAACTTGCTAACATTATGAACATTGATAATGTAGTCTTATTGCTGAGTATAATTGCTGTCGCAACCCCGATTGTCTATTTTGTTTTAATGTTTTCTAGTAATAAAGTTACTAAAATCGAACGTTCAAGACTTTTGGCTTATATTCCCTTATTCATTGCGGCTGTCATTTTTTGGGCTATTGAAGAACAAGGGTCAGTTGTTCTTGCCTTATTTGCGGCTCAAAGAACTCAGCTACATTTGGGCTTCATAACGTTATCTGCTTCGCAATTTCAATCTTTAAATCCGCTATTCATTATGCTTTACACACCATTCTTTGCATGGATGTGGATTAAAATGGGTAATAAACAACCTTCATCACCACGAAAGTTTGCTTATGGACTTGGTTTTTCAGGACTATCATATTTATTCATTGCCCTTCCAGGAATGTTATTTGGAACGGCTGGAAAAATTAATCCACTTTGGTTGGTTGGTAGTTGGGCAATTGTAGAAATTGGGGAAATGTTGATTTCACCAATTGGATTGTCAGTAACGACTAAACTCGCACCAAAAGCATTTAGTTCTCAGATGATGAGTATGTGGTTCTTAGCTGATGCTGCAGGACAGGCCATTAATTCGCAGATTGTGCGTTTTTACACCAGTGCCACAGAAGTTCCTTACTTCTTAATTGTTGGGGCTGTGAGCATCGTTGTAGGCTTTTTGTTGCTACTTATGTCGCGATGGATCTCTTCAAAGATGGTTGGAATCAATTAA
- the tilS gene encoding tRNA lysidine(34) synthetase TilS — protein sequence MKGQLSNKFNLVIRDYELTPKTTVVVGVSTGVDSMVLLTLLENLPRSKRPQIVIAHVNHKLRKQSEEEQAFIEAYAKEHHLKLEIEVWPVAKHPKTGIENAARKVRYNFFTRIADQTGARFLFTAHHADDQAETFLLKLVRGGSLQQLKGIGARQLTEQTQIQRPLLNFSKIQIREFATLNHVKWYEDQTNTDQNLARNRMRQEIVPRLKQENPQLLAHIQNYENQLQILMRATRQRAQELVQQLIEKDGFKTTLFLKFSLEWQDLVLQEIATKKLGAGQLTDAQRHEILQLLHNKQKPTGNIQISHQLVFMKNYQQFGFYPANELQKKSLETPDSMLKLNQWHEISGYGMVGVFEADELSQDLLDTSQVMKLSENQIEEPFSVEKSSPDENLRLKAGGHKVVRRVLLDAKVPIAQRESWPVLVDANHQPIWLLGIRKSWLKEPFDDQQKPYFIIWKTNNLEELN from the coding sequence TTGAAAGGTCAGTTATCAAATAAATTCAATTTAGTCATTCGTGATTACGAGCTAACTCCGAAAACAACGGTTGTTGTGGGAGTTTCTACAGGTGTGGATTCAATGGTACTTCTTACTTTGTTAGAGAACCTTCCCCGTTCAAAACGGCCCCAAATTGTGATTGCTCATGTGAACCATAAGTTGAGGAAGCAAAGCGAAGAAGAGCAAGCTTTTATTGAAGCTTACGCAAAAGAACATCACCTAAAATTAGAAATCGAAGTTTGGCCGGTAGCTAAACATCCCAAAACAGGGATTGAAAATGCGGCTCGCAAAGTACGGTACAATTTTTTTACGCGCATTGCCGACCAAACAGGGGCACGATTCCTGTTTACGGCCCATCATGCAGATGATCAAGCTGAAACGTTTTTGCTGAAATTAGTGCGTGGGGGCTCCTTACAACAACTAAAAGGGATTGGCGCACGCCAATTAACTGAGCAGACGCAAATTCAACGCCCGCTCCTAAATTTTTCAAAAATTCAGATTCGGGAATTTGCAACTTTAAATCATGTAAAGTGGTATGAAGATCAAACCAATACGGATCAAAATCTCGCGAGAAATCGCATGCGACAAGAGATTGTGCCAAGACTCAAACAAGAAAATCCACAGCTTTTGGCGCATATTCAAAACTATGAAAACCAGCTCCAAATTTTAATGCGGGCTACCAGGCAACGTGCGCAAGAACTTGTGCAACAATTAATTGAAAAAGACGGATTTAAGACAACCCTTTTTTTGAAATTCAGTCTGGAGTGGCAAGATTTAGTTTTACAAGAGATTGCTACAAAAAAATTGGGTGCAGGACAGCTGACGGATGCACAACGGCACGAGATTTTACAACTCTTACATAATAAGCAGAAGCCAACGGGGAACATTCAGATTTCCCATCAGTTAGTATTTATGAAGAACTATCAACAATTTGGATTTTATCCGGCAAACGAATTGCAGAAAAAAAGCCTTGAAACGCCGGATTCTATGTTAAAATTAAATCAATGGCATGAAATTTCCGGGTACGGTATGGTGGGTGTGTTTGAAGCAGATGAACTATCCCAAGACTTGCTGGATACTAGTCAAGTCATGAAATTAAGTGAAAATCAAATTGAAGAGCCTTTTAGCGTTGAAAAATCGTCACCAGATGAGAATCTGCGTTTGAAGGCTGGCGGACATAAAGTTGTTCGGCGCGTATTGCTGGATGCTAAAGTGCCAATCGCACAACGAGAGAGTTGGCCAGTCCTAGTGGATGCTAATCACCAACCAATTTGGTTATTGGGGATTCGCAAAAGTTGGCTGAAAGAGCCATTTGATGATCAGCAGAAACCGTACTTTATAATCTGGAAAACAAATAATCTGGAGGAATTGAATTGA
- a CDS encoding metallophosphoesterase, translating into MKIAVTSDNHFDVNRLDVSETIKAQADYLANENVEIYLIAGDLFNDFGKSLAYVRSLQAELGSQTLVKFIAGNHDMVQGVTFAELESTIDVSYMHNQFLDIPGTNWRLIGNNGWYDYGFADNLPDKTIANFETWKRAYWIDGAIQQTMTDGERMDLVLDESTKQFKMAEKAHKRVLYYTHFVPRRDYIRYAPEGNVWNMANAYMGSARLGKLLEKFKTEIVVFGHMHIHPKPKKFSETVYYDQAVGYHNKRINEWQHNTFLEEWQARLAYFEL; encoded by the coding sequence ATGAAAATTGCAGTTACTAGTGACAACCATTTTGATGTGAATCGGCTTGATGTAAGTGAAACAATCAAAGCACAGGCTGACTATTTGGCCAATGAAAATGTTGAAATTTACTTGATTGCTGGAGATTTGTTTAATGATTTTGGCAAAAGCCTAGCCTACGTGCGAAGTTTGCAGGCGGAATTGGGATCACAGACATTAGTAAAATTTATTGCTGGCAATCACGATATGGTTCAAGGAGTTACTTTTGCTGAACTTGAAAGTACAATAGATGTTAGCTATATGCATAATCAATTTTTAGATATTCCTGGCACAAATTGGCGTCTGATCGGGAATAATGGCTGGTATGATTATGGATTTGCTGATAATCTTCCAGATAAAACCATCGCCAATTTTGAAACTTGGAAACGAGCGTACTGGATAGATGGTGCTATTCAGCAAACAATGACCGATGGTGAACGAATGGACTTGGTTTTGGATGAGAGTACCAAACAGTTTAAAATGGCTGAGAAGGCTCATAAACGGGTTTTATACTATACACATTTTGTTCCGCGGCGTGACTATATTCGGTATGCCCCAGAGGGAAATGTTTGGAACATGGCTAATGCGTATATGGGTAGCGCACGATTAGGAAAGTTATTGGAAAAATTCAAGACTGAAATTGTGGTGTTTGGCCATATGCATATTCATCCTAAGCCAAAGAAATTTTCGGAAACGGTGTACTATGACCAAGCAGTGGGGTATCATAATAAGAGGATCAACGAATGGCAGCATAATACGTTTTTAGAAGAGTGGCAAGCACGATTAGCTTACTTTGAATTATGA
- a CDS encoding FtsB family cell division protein, producing the protein MNNTKKHSTTATEKISNIRTARLHRFYIIMGIFIVFVGIFSFQLIHTHYQRSAVDQQIQTSKKSYASAKSQNETLNTQVKQLNNDNYLQKLLREKYYYSKAGEIIYSLPSDHSSDVSQN; encoded by the coding sequence ATGAATAATACAAAAAAACATAGCACAACAGCTACTGAAAAAATAAGTAACATTCGTACTGCTCGCCTGCATCGCTTCTATATTATTATGGGAATTTTTATTGTTTTTGTTGGGATTTTTTCTTTTCAGCTTATACATACGCATTATCAAAGGTCGGCAGTCGATCAACAGATTCAAACAAGTAAGAAAAGTTACGCATCGGCCAAGAGCCAAAATGAAACCCTAAATACTCAGGTTAAACAACTAAATAACGATAATTATTTACAAAAACTACTTAGAGAGAAGTATTATTACAGCAAGGCTGGTGAAATTATTTACAGTTTACCTTCTGATCATTCTTCAGATGTAAGTCAAAACTAG
- the ftsH gene encoding ATP-dependent zinc metalloprotease FtsH: MNKKGNNNGLLKNSLFYIVIFLAIVGIIYFFTGQGTSTQTKTISSSDFVSQLQKNKVKSFDVQPTNGVYKITGKYRTAQKGSTQSGLFPASSSSTKVDSFTTTVLQNDSTTAQITRAAQKENVKMNTKPEASNSFWVQLLITGLPLLIFIVFFYMMMSQAGQGGGGGSKGVMNFGKSKVKPADKKANKVRFSDVAGEEEEKQELVEVVEFLKDPRKFSSLGARIPAGVLLEGPPGTGKTLLAKAVAGEAGVPFYSISGSDFVEMFVGVGASRVRDLFDQAKKNSPSIIFIDEIDAVGRQRGSGVGGGHDEREQTLNQLLVEMDGFTGNEGVIVMAATNRSDVLDPALLRPGRFDRKILVGRPDVRGREAILKVHAKNKPLDKDVDLNEIAKQTPGFVGADLENLLNEAALLAARRNKKVIDASDLDEAEDRVIAGPAKKNAVVSPVERKTVAYHEAGHTIVGLVLNDARVVHKVTIVPRGRAGGYAIMLPREDQNLMSKKDAMEQIAGLMGGRAAEETIFNSKSSGASNDFEQATGIARAMVTQYGMSDKIGQVELSAPGQSYYGENGPAYSEKTAGVIDDEIRRLTDEGHQTALDIIASHREQHKIIAEALLKYETLDEKQILSLFKTGKMPESGAASDFPSEKAATFEESKRELERKEAERHADDDNKDDSDTTLNTPSEHDSDASGSDHRLPSSHDQNSGDSSKDSQDDHSDDDTNL, encoded by the coding sequence ATGAATAAAAAAGGGAATAACAACGGACTTTTAAAAAACAGTTTGTTTTATATCGTTATTTTCTTGGCTATTGTAGGAATTATTTATTTCTTCACTGGACAAGGCACTTCTACACAAACCAAGACGATTTCGTCGAGCGATTTTGTGTCGCAATTGCAAAAGAATAAAGTTAAGAGCTTTGACGTGCAACCTACGAACGGGGTTTATAAAATTACCGGTAAGTATCGTACTGCACAAAAGGGTTCTACACAATCTGGTTTATTCCCAGCGTCAAGTTCGAGTACAAAAGTAGATAGTTTTACTACAACAGTTTTGCAGAATGATTCTACGACTGCACAAATTACGCGAGCCGCACAAAAGGAAAATGTTAAAATGAACACAAAACCAGAAGCTTCTAATAGCTTCTGGGTACAGTTATTAATCACTGGGTTACCACTTCTTATCTTTATCGTCTTCTTCTATATGATGATGAGCCAGGCCGGCCAAGGTGGCGGTGGCGGTAGCAAAGGTGTTATGAACTTTGGTAAGTCAAAGGTTAAACCGGCTGATAAAAAAGCCAATAAAGTTCGTTTCTCTGATGTTGCTGGTGAAGAAGAAGAAAAGCAAGAACTAGTTGAAGTTGTTGAGTTCTTGAAGGATCCTCGTAAGTTTTCTTCGTTAGGTGCCCGCATACCGGCTGGTGTCCTTTTGGAGGGGCCTCCTGGTACTGGTAAAACTTTATTAGCAAAAGCAGTTGCTGGTGAAGCTGGTGTACCGTTTTACTCAATTTCTGGTTCAGACTTCGTTGAAATGTTTGTCGGAGTTGGTGCTAGTCGAGTACGTGACTTATTTGATCAAGCTAAAAAGAATTCACCTTCGATCATTTTCATTGATGAAATTGATGCGGTTGGTCGTCAACGTGGTAGTGGCGTTGGCGGTGGCCATGATGAACGTGAACAAACTTTGAACCAATTGCTGGTTGAAATGGATGGATTCACGGGTAATGAAGGTGTGATTGTCATGGCGGCTACTAACCGTTCTGATGTCTTAGATCCAGCCTTACTCCGTCCTGGCCGATTTGATCGAAAGATCTTAGTTGGTCGTCCAGATGTTCGTGGCCGTGAAGCAATTTTGAAAGTTCATGCTAAAAACAAGCCTTTAGATAAAGATGTCGATTTAAATGAGATCGCAAAACAGACTCCAGGGTTTGTTGGTGCAGATCTTGAAAACTTGCTAAATGAAGCTGCATTACTTGCGGCACGCCGTAATAAGAAGGTTATTGATGCTTCTGATTTGGATGAAGCTGAAGATCGAGTTATTGCTGGTCCAGCCAAGAAGAATGCTGTTGTTAGTCCTGTTGAACGTAAGACGGTGGCTTATCATGAAGCCGGTCATACAATTGTTGGGTTAGTTTTGAATGACGCTCGAGTTGTTCATAAAGTTACAATTGTCCCTCGAGGTCGTGCTGGCGGTTATGCCATCATGCTTCCTCGTGAAGATCAAAACTTGATGTCTAAAAAAGACGCCATGGAGCAGATTGCTGGTTTAATGGGTGGTCGTGCTGCTGAAGAGACGATTTTTAATTCTAAATCTTCTGGCGCTTCTAATGACTTTGAACAAGCCACTGGAATCGCTCGAGCAATGGTTACTCAGTACGGGATGAGCGACAAGATTGGTCAAGTTGAGTTGTCAGCACCTGGACAATCATACTATGGCGAAAACGGTCCTGCTTATTCTGAAAAGACGGCCGGTGTCATCGATGATGAAATTCGTCGGCTTACTGATGAAGGCCATCAGACTGCATTAGATATCATTGCTTCACATCGTGAACAGCATAAGATCATTGCTGAAGCCTTGTTGAAGTATGAAACTTTGGATGAAAAGCAAATTTTAAGCTTGTTTAAGACCGGAAAGATGCCTGAAAGTGGGGCAGCATCTGATTTTCCAAGTGAAAAAGCTGCTACATTCGAAGAATCCAAACGTGAATTAGAGCGTAAAGAAGCTGAACGTCATGCGGATGATGATAACAAGGATGATTCAGATACAACTCTGAATACACCAAGTGAACATGATTCGGATGCATCTGGCAGTGATCATCGTTTGCCAAGTTCTCACGATCAAAATTCTGGTGATTCTTCAAAGGATTCACAAGATGATCATTCAGATGATGACACAAATCTTTAA
- the dusB gene encoding tRNA dihydrouridine synthase DusB, protein MEWQIGDVTIPNQLVVAPMAGVTNSAFRLICKKFGAGLVVCEMISDRGIMYKNKKTLSMMNVDPHEHPMSIQIFGGTKETLVEAAKFVDQHTEADIIDINMGCPVNKVVKTEAGARWLLDPNKVYEMVSYVTDAVKKPVTVKMRTGWDSDHIFAVENALAAERAGASALAMHGRTRKQMYTGHADWNILKEVSDQLTIPFMGNGDVRTAEDAKRMLDEVGSTAVMIGRAVLGNPWMLNRVSKYLETGELVDEPEPAEKIRIAKEHLHGLVELKGDYVGPREFRTQAAYYLKGISHSARTKVALNNAESEKEMDDIFDQFAEKQQEREIKRQQMAR, encoded by the coding sequence ATGGAATGGCAAATTGGTGATGTAACAATTCCCAATCAGCTTGTTGTGGCACCGATGGCCGGTGTAACAAATTCTGCCTTTCGTCTAATTTGTAAAAAATTTGGCGCAGGACTAGTTGTTTGTGAAATGATTTCTGATCGAGGAATCATGTATAAAAATAAGAAAACTTTGAGTATGATGAATGTGGATCCTCATGAGCATCCAATGAGTATTCAAATTTTTGGGGGCACTAAAGAAACTTTGGTAGAAGCTGCTAAGTTTGTGGATCAGCATACTGAAGCCGATATTATTGATATTAATATGGGTTGTCCCGTCAATAAAGTTGTCAAAACAGAAGCTGGCGCACGTTGGCTTCTAGATCCCAACAAAGTTTATGAGATGGTTTCTTATGTAACAGACGCTGTTAAGAAGCCAGTGACTGTTAAGATGAGAACTGGCTGGGATTCCGATCATATTTTTGCGGTTGAGAATGCATTGGCTGCAGAGCGTGCCGGTGCTTCGGCATTAGCTATGCACGGTCGAACACGAAAACAAATGTATACAGGACACGCCGACTGGAACATTTTAAAAGAAGTTTCAGATCAACTCACAATTCCATTTATGGGAAATGGGGATGTCCGGACTGCTGAAGATGCAAAACGGATGTTGGACGAAGTTGGTTCGACGGCAGTGATGATCGGTCGGGCAGTTTTAGGAAATCCTTGGATGCTGAACCGAGTTTCCAAGTATCTTGAAACTGGTGAACTGGTGGACGAGCCAGAACCAGCCGAAAAGATCAGAATTGCGAAGGAACATTTACATGGTTTGGTAGAGCTAAAAGGCGATTATGTTGGCCCTCGGGAATTTAGAACGCAGGCTGCATACTACCTTAAGGGAATTTCCCATTCTGCAAGAACTAAGGTTGCGTTGAATAATGCGGAATCTGAGAAAGAGATGGATGACATCTTTGACCAGTTTGCAGAGAAGCAACAAGAGCGAGAAATTAAACGTCAACAAATGGCAAGGTGA
- the lysS gene encoding lysine--tRNA ligase: MNDQLKVRRQKMQDLRDKGIDPFGHAFKRTHLTNQLHEQYSDLDKEELEEKNVQATIAGRMMSKRGKGKVGFADLKDRKGTMQIYVRKDTVGEDEYALFKQADLGDFIGITGQVMKTDMGELTVKATDLTFLTKALRPLPDKYHGLQNVEQIYRQRYLDLISNDDSFARFIKRTKIISAVRKYLDNLDYSEVETPVLHGQAGGANARPFVTHHNALDIDLYLRIALELHLKRLIVGGMERVYEIGRVFRNEGMDTRHNPEFTMLETYTAYFDFHDVMNETEGIFKAAVKAVSPDGKITYQGTDLDLGKDFDRMHMVDAIKKYTGVDFWPKMYLEDARKLADEHKIHYEEWWQVGHIINEFFEQLVQDKLTQPVFIYGHPVEISPLAKKNPDDARFTDRFELYIKGNEFANAFTELNDPIDQRERFEAQVAEREQGNDEAEGIDEDFIEALEYGMPPTGGLGIGIDRLVMLLTDAPSIRDVLLFPTMRPDK, from the coding sequence ATGAACGATCAGTTGAAAGTTCGGCGCCAGAAAATGCAGGATTTACGTGATAAGGGGATTGATCCTTTTGGACATGCATTTAAACGGACCCATTTAACTAATCAACTTCATGAACAATACAGTGATCTAGATAAAGAAGAGTTAGAGGAAAAGAATGTTCAGGCAACGATTGCCGGAAGAATGATGTCTAAACGTGGTAAAGGCAAAGTAGGCTTTGCAGATCTTAAAGATCGCAAAGGTACGATGCAGATTTACGTACGTAAAGATACGGTTGGTGAAGATGAATATGCACTTTTTAAACAAGCTGATTTAGGTGACTTTATCGGTATTACTGGACAAGTGATGAAAACGGATATGGGAGAATTAACGGTTAAGGCAACAGACTTAACTTTTCTTACAAAGGCCCTACGTCCACTTCCTGATAAATATCACGGTTTGCAAAACGTGGAACAAATTTATCGTCAACGCTATTTGGATCTTATTTCTAATGATGATAGTTTTGCACGCTTCATCAAAAGAACCAAGATTATTAGTGCAGTTCGTAAATACTTGGACAACTTGGATTATTCCGAAGTTGAGACACCAGTTTTGCATGGTCAAGCCGGTGGTGCAAATGCACGTCCATTTGTTACCCATCATAATGCGTTAGATATTGACCTGTATCTCCGAATTGCTTTGGAGCTTCATTTAAAACGACTGATTGTCGGCGGAATGGAACGAGTCTATGAAATTGGCCGTGTTTTCCGGAATGAAGGGATGGATACGCGTCATAATCCTGAGTTCACAATGCTAGAAACTTATACTGCTTATTTTGATTTTCATGATGTGATGAACGAAACAGAAGGAATCTTTAAAGCAGCCGTTAAAGCAGTTTCGCCAGATGGTAAAATCACTTATCAGGGAACTGATCTAGATCTAGGCAAAGATTTTGATCGCATGCACATGGTTGATGCAATTAAAAAGTATACTGGGGTTGATTTCTGGCCCAAGATGTATTTGGAAGATGCTCGCAAATTAGCTGATGAACATAAGATTCACTATGAAGAATGGTGGCAAGTTGGTCATATCATTAATGAATTCTTCGAACAGTTAGTTCAAGATAAATTAACGCAACCGGTCTTTATTTATGGTCATCCAGTAGAAATTTCCCCTTTGGCTAAGAAAAACCCTGACGATGCTCGATTCACAGATCGTTTTGAGCTCTACATCAAGGGTAATGAATTTGCTAATGCCTTTACCGAGTTAAACGATCCGATTGACCAGCGTGAACGTTTTGAAGCACAAGTTGCTGAACGTGAGCAAGGAAATGATGAAGCCGAAGGTATTGATGAAGACTTTATCGAAGCTTTGGAATACGGAATGCCGCCAACTGGTGGACTTGGAATTGGAATTGATCGGTTAGTTATGCTTTTAACAGATGCACCTTCAATTCGTGATGTGTTATTATTCCCAACAATGCGTCCAGATAAATAG
- the hslO gene encoding Hsp33 family molecular chaperone HslO: MKDYLIKSIINDGMFRAYVINGTNLVQEAQKRHDTWSAATAALGRSLVGTIMLAGSLLKGDDKMTVRINGGGPVGGIIVDGNANGTVKGYLQHPHVSLPLNKQHHIDVGKAVGNQGTLSVTKDMGLKDPFTGNVGLASGEIGDDFTYYLAQSEQIPSSVGVSVFVNPDESVEVAGGFMIQVMPGASDEAINRLQTTLSNLPLVSDLLRQGKTPEDILKLLFSDDKIKVLDKMPVSFVCDCSKERFAAAMASLPAKEIETMIQEDHGAEVNCRFCGNKYQFDETELKTILLQAQN; the protein is encoded by the coding sequence ATGAAAGATTATTTAATAAAAAGTATCATTAACGATGGGATGTTTCGGGCCTATGTGATTAATGGCACCAATCTGGTTCAAGAAGCTCAAAAGCGGCACGATACATGGAGTGCTGCCACCGCTGCGCTAGGTCGCTCACTAGTGGGTACGATCATGTTAGCTGGATCGTTACTAAAGGGCGACGATAAAATGACCGTTAGAATTAATGGTGGCGGCCCGGTTGGCGGAATTATCGTTGACGGCAATGCTAATGGGACGGTGAAAGGATATCTACAGCATCCGCATGTCTCATTACCGTTGAACAAGCAGCATCATATCGATGTGGGCAAGGCTGTTGGTAATCAAGGAACATTATCGGTTACTAAGGATATGGGTTTAAAGGATCCATTTACTGGTAACGTTGGATTGGCTTCCGGTGAAATCGGTGATGATTTCACGTATTACTTGGCCCAATCAGAACAAATTCCATCTTCAGTTGGAGTATCTGTTTTTGTGAATCCAGATGAGAGTGTTGAAGTTGCTGGAGGATTCATGATTCAAGTGATGCCCGGGGCAAGTGATGAGGCCATCAATCGGTTACAAACCACCTTATCCAATTTACCCCTTGTGTCAGATTTATTGAGACAAGGAAAAACACCTGAAGATATTTTGAAGTTGTTATTTAGTGATGACAAAATAAAAGTTTTGGATAAAATGCCCGTTTCTTTTGTCTGCGATTGTTCCAAAGAACGGTTTGCAGCTGCAATGGCAAGTTTGCCTGCCAAAGAAATTGAAACGATGATTCAAGAGGACCATGGTGCAGAAGTTAATTGTCGTTTTTGCGGAAACAAATATCAATTTGACGAAACTGAACTGAAAACTATTTTACTTCAAGCTCAGAATTGA